From the genome of Streptomyces sp. NBC_00659, one region includes:
- a CDS encoding DUF4229 domain-containing protein: MLRYTLMRLGIFVGCLVVVWGLVYSGIAPRGLGDSNYMWVVLLALVISAPISFVVLRGARDRASAEVVARVDRARANLESNRSQEDAVLDETAQATPNQTS; encoded by the coding sequence ATGCTCCGCTACACACTGATGCGCCTCGGTATCTTCGTGGGCTGCCTCGTGGTCGTCTGGGGCCTCGTCTACTCGGGCATCGCCCCGCGCGGCCTCGGCGACTCCAACTACATGTGGGTCGTCCTGCTGGCCCTGGTGATCTCCGCGCCGATCAGCTTCGTCGTCCTGCGGGGCGCGCGCGACCGTGCCTCGGCCGAGGTCGTCGCCCGCGTGGACCGCGCCCGGGCGAACCTGGAAAGCAACCGCAGCCAGGAGGACGCCGTCCTGGACGAGACCGCCCAGGCCACCCCGAACCAGACGTCCTGA